A window of the Gorilla gorilla gorilla isolate KB3781 chromosome 8, NHGRI_mGorGor1-v2.1_pri, whole genome shotgun sequence genome harbors these coding sequences:
- the LOC115936027 gene encoding aldo-keto reductase family 1 member C1, producing MDSKYQCVKLNDGHFMPVLGFGTYAPAEVPKSKALEATKLAIEAGFRHIDSAHLYNNEEQVGLAIRSKIADGSVKREDIFYTSKLWCNSHRPELVRPALERSLKNLQLDYVDLYLIHFPVSVKPGEEVIPKDENGKILFDTVDLCATWEAMEKCKDAGLAKSIGVSNFNRRQLEMILNKPGLKYKPVCNQVECHPYFNQRKLLDFCKSKDIVLVAYSALGSHREEPWVDPNSPVLLEDPVLCALAKKHKRTPALIALRYQLQRGVVVLAKSYNEQRIRQNMQVFEFQLTSEDMKAIDGLNRNVRYLTLDIFAGPPNYPFSDEY from the exons ATGGATTCGAAATATCAGTGTGTGAAGCTGAATGATGGTCACTTCATGCCTGTCCTGGGATTTGGCACCTATGCGCCTGCAGAG GTTCCTAAAAGTAAAGCTTTAGAGGCCACCAAATTGGCAATTGAAGCTGGCTTCCGCCATATTGATTCTGCTCATTTATACAATAATGAGGAGCAGGTTGGACTGGCCATCCGAAGCAAGATTGCAGATGGCAGTGTGAAGAGAGAAGACATATTCTACACTTCAAAG CTTTGGTGCAATTCCCATCGACCAGAGTTGGTCCGACCAGCCTTGGAAAGGTCACTGAAAAATCTTCAATTGGATTATGTTGACCTCTACCTTATTCATTTTCCAGTGTCTGTAAAG CCAGGTGAGGAAGTGATCCCaaaagatgaaaatggaaaaatactatTTGACACAGTGGATCTCTGTGCCACGTGGGAG GCCATGGAGAAGTGTAAAGATGCAGGATTGGCCAAGTCCATCGGGGTGTCCAACTTCAACCGCAGGCAGCTGGAGATGATCCTCAACAAGCCAGGGCTCAAGTACAAGCCTGTCTGCAACCAG GTGGAATGTCATCCTTACTTCAACCAGAGAAAACTGCTGGATTTCTGCAAGTCAAAAGACATTGTTCTGGTTGCCTATAGTGCTCTGGGATCCCATCGAGAAGAACCATG GGTGGACCCGAACTCCCCGGTTCTCTTGGAGGACCCAGTCCTTTGTGCCTTGGCAAAAAAGCACAAGCGAACCCCAGCCCTGATTGCCCTGCGCTACCAGCTGCAGCGTGGGGTTGTGGTCCTGGCCAAGAGCTACAATGAGCAGCGGATCAGACAGAACATGCAG GTGTTTGAATTCCAGTTGACTTCAGAGGACATGAAAGCCATAGATGGCCTAAACAGAAATGTGCGATATTTGACCCTTGACAT tttTGCTGGCCCCCCTAATTATCCATTTTCTGATGAATATTAA